In a genomic window of Salegentibacter salegens:
- a CDS encoding IS1096 element passenger TnpR family protein — protein sequence MVYRFRVILDAEEDVFRDIEILQENTLEDLHNTILQSFGFDGTEMASFYLSDDKWQQGEEFSQFDMGGEVRLMNETSLESILDEDNRNIIYIYDFLKMWTFLIELAQIGEIEAGRDYPNLMFVHGQLPDSAPDKDFVGEDDEDAGGGDMFDQGFNTNDYDDLSFDENWN from the coding sequence ATGGTTTACCGATTTAGAGTAATTCTTGATGCTGAAGAAGATGTGTTTAGAGATATAGAAATACTGCAGGAAAACACCCTGGAAGATCTGCATAACACCATTTTACAATCCTTTGGGTTTGATGGCACAGAGATGGCCTCCTTCTACTTAAGCGACGATAAATGGCAGCAGGGCGAAGAGTTTTCGCAGTTTGATATGGGCGGTGAAGTCCGTTTAATGAACGAAACCAGCCTTGAGTCTATTTTAGATGAAGACAATAGAAATATAATCTATATTTACGACTTCCTAAAGATGTGGACTTTCTTAATTGAGCTTGCCCAGATTGGTGAAATTGAAGCTGGCAGAGATTACCCAAATCTTATGTTTGTTCACGGTCAACTTCCTGATAGTGCACCAGATAAAGATTTTGTTGGCGAAGACGATGAAGATGCAGGTGGTGGAGATATGTTTGACCAGGGATTCAACACCAACGATTACGACGATCTATCTTTTGATGAAAATTGGAATTGA
- a CDS encoding COX15/CtaA family protein, whose product MYRKSVKISLILVYLVIIAGAVVRMTGSGMGCPDWPKCFGYYIPPTEVSELEFQANREYEKGQVIIVDETLKVARTDFTSEENYSEEDWETYTKHDYAIFNPAHTWVEYINRLAGAVAGFAVLIMAVLSFKKWKKRKRITLLSWLSVFLMGFQAWLGATVVYSVLSPVRITIHMVMALVIVALLLYLLFIAEEKIKNKVPNRSFRNLMILAVALTLIQVVLGTQVRQLVDEQVKILGYDAKELWLANPDLNFYVHRSFSILVLLVNAVLWWKNRKLELQFGKINWVIIFLLLEITTGIAMYNFDFPFLSQPLHLVIASVLFGFQFYLLLECFAAGRKLKTL is encoded by the coding sequence ATGTATAGAAAATCGGTTAAAATTTCCCTCATTCTAGTTTACCTGGTGATTATTGCCGGGGCAGTGGTTAGAATGACTGGCTCTGGGATGGGTTGTCCCGACTGGCCAAAGTGTTTTGGATATTACATTCCTCCAACAGAAGTTTCAGAATTGGAATTTCAGGCAAATCGCGAGTATGAAAAAGGCCAGGTAATTATCGTTGATGAAACCTTAAAAGTCGCCAGAACCGACTTTACTTCCGAAGAAAATTATTCCGAAGAAGATTGGGAAACCTATACTAAACACGATTATGCGATTTTTAACCCTGCGCATACCTGGGTTGAATATATAAACAGGCTTGCCGGAGCAGTAGCGGGATTTGCCGTGCTCATCATGGCCGTGCTTTCCTTTAAAAAATGGAAAAAAAGAAAAAGAATTACGTTGCTCTCATGGCTTTCGGTTTTCCTTATGGGATTCCAGGCCTGGCTTGGCGCAACAGTAGTTTATTCGGTGCTATCGCCAGTTAGGATCACCATTCATATGGTGATGGCGCTGGTAATTGTAGCACTCTTACTTTATTTATTATTTATCGCTGAAGAAAAAATTAAAAACAAGGTTCCGAATAGAAGTTTCAGAAACTTAATGATCCTGGCAGTTGCCTTAACGCTTATCCAGGTTGTTTTAGGAACCCAGGTGAGGCAGTTAGTAGATGAACAGGTAAAAATACTAGGTTACGATGCTAAAGAATTATGGCTCGCTAATCCAGATCTAAATTTCTATGTGCATCGCAGTTTTTCTATTCTTGTACTTCTTGTAAACGCTGTACTTTGGTGGAAAAACCGAAAACTCGAGCTTCAGTTTGGGAAAATAAACTGGGTAATAATTTTTCTTTTATTAGAAATTACTACCGGAATTGCAATGTATAATTTTGATTTTCCGTTTCTTTCCCAACCGCTTCATTTAGTTATTGCCTCGGTATTGTTCGGATTTCAGTTTTATTTATTATTGGAATGCTTTGCGGCGGGCAGAAAGTTGAAAACTTTGTAA
- a CDS encoding CCA tRNA nucleotidyltransferase, translating into MKNYKGALSHNIFRVITRASEELNLESYVIGGFVRDHILQRGEPKDIDIVAVGSGIALARKVAEILPHKPKVQVFKNYGTAMLRAYDMEIEFVGARKESYQKDSRKPLVEDGSLEDDQNRRDFTINALALSLNENSFGNLLDPFNGIEDLNSKIIRTPLDPDITYSDDPLRMLRAIRFATQLNFKIEQESLDAITRNKKRIKIISNERITDELHKIMLAEKPSKGFSLLHKTGLLHIIMPELTALEGIDEIEGQKHKDNFWHTLEVVDNIAENTDDLWLRWAALLHDIGKAPTKKFHKKIGWTFHGHEFVGAKMVFKLFKRLRLPLNDKMKYVQKLVLMSSRPIAIVDNDVTDSAVRRLIFDAGEDIEDLMTLCEADITTKNPKRYKQYHNNFKVVRTKMKEVEERDHVRQFQPPVSGEEIMKTFNISPSREIGIIKETIKEAILEGEIPNEHEAARELMLKKGKELGLSVGSGQSQ; encoded by the coding sequence GTGAAGAATTATAAAGGAGCTTTAAGCCACAATATTTTCAGAGTCATTACCCGGGCCTCAGAAGAACTTAACCTTGAAAGTTATGTGATTGGCGGCTTTGTTCGCGATCATATTTTGCAGCGTGGAGAACCCAAAGATATTGATATTGTTGCGGTAGGCAGCGGAATAGCATTAGCGCGAAAAGTTGCTGAAATTCTCCCTCACAAACCCAAAGTACAGGTTTTCAAAAACTACGGCACTGCAATGCTACGGGCTTACGATATGGAAATTGAATTTGTGGGCGCCCGTAAAGAAAGTTATCAAAAAGACAGTAGAAAACCACTGGTAGAAGACGGAAGTTTGGAAGACGATCAAAACCGTCGCGATTTCACCATAAATGCACTGGCATTAAGTTTAAATGAAAATAGTTTCGGAAATCTATTAGATCCTTTTAACGGAATTGAAGATTTAAATTCTAAAATAATCAGAACGCCTCTGGATCCGGATATTACCTATTCTGATGATCCTTTAAGGATGCTTCGCGCAATTCGGTTTGCAACCCAGTTAAATTTTAAGATCGAACAAGAGTCTTTAGATGCAATTACCAGGAACAAAAAACGCATCAAAATAATTTCAAACGAAAGAATCACAGACGAGCTTCACAAAATTATGCTTGCTGAAAAACCTTCAAAAGGATTCTCTCTTCTACATAAAACCGGTTTGCTTCATATTATCATGCCCGAACTAACTGCTTTGGAAGGCATAGATGAAATTGAAGGCCAAAAACACAAAGATAATTTTTGGCATACTTTAGAAGTGGTCGATAATATTGCCGAAAACACCGATGATCTTTGGCTGCGATGGGCCGCTTTATTACACGATATTGGAAAAGCGCCAACTAAAAAATTTCATAAGAAAATCGGGTGGACCTTCCACGGGCACGAGTTTGTTGGTGCAAAAATGGTTTTTAAACTATTTAAACGCCTTCGCCTACCCTTAAATGATAAGATGAAATATGTGCAAAAGCTGGTTCTAATGAGCTCACGCCCCATCGCTATTGTAGATAACGATGTAACCGATTCCGCCGTACGTCGACTTATTTTTGACGCAGGAGAAGATATTGAAGATTTAATGACGCTATGTGAGGCCGATATTACTACCAAAAATCCGAAGCGCTATAAACAGTATCACAATAATTTTAAAGTGGTTCGCACCAAAATGAAAGAAGTGGAAGAACGCGACCACGTTCGTCAATTTCAACCTCCGGTAAGCGGGGAAGAAATTATGAAAACCTTTAATATAAGCCCTTCAAGGGAAATTGGAATCATAAAAGAAACCATTAAAGAAGCAATTTTAGAAGGCGAAATTCCCAACGAACACGAAGCGGCGAGAGAATTAATGTTGAAAAAAGGAAAAGAACTGGGGTTATCAGTAGGCAGTGGGCAGTCTCAGTAG
- a CDS encoding L-threonylcarbamoyladenylate synthase — translation MEDIKTEMQNALATLKRGGLILYPTDTVWGIGCDATNAEAVEKVYALKKRKESQALICLVSDYKMLNQFVEDVPEVAYDILKFARKPTTIIYDDPIRVAENLIAADNSLAIRVSKDKFSNDLAKRFRKPIVSTSANISGEKTPESFAEISPEILEGVDYVVNLQKNKKSAKPSAIIKLSNDGKVKVIRK, via the coding sequence ATGGAAGATATTAAAACCGAAATGCAAAACGCCCTTGCTACTTTAAAACGCGGCGGACTTATACTCTACCCTACCGATACGGTTTGGGGAATTGGCTGTGACGCCACAAATGCCGAAGCGGTTGAGAAAGTTTATGCTCTTAAAAAACGAAAGGAAAGTCAGGCGCTGATTTGCCTGGTTTCAGATTATAAAATGCTGAATCAATTTGTTGAAGACGTACCTGAAGTTGCTTACGATATTCTAAAATTTGCCCGCAAACCCACTACGATTATCTATGACGATCCTATTCGGGTTGCCGAGAACCTTATCGCAGCTGATAATTCTTTAGCGATAAGAGTTTCCAAGGATAAATTCAGCAATGATTTGGCAAAAAGATTTAGAAAACCAATCGTATCTACATCAGCCAATATTAGTGGTGAAAAAACACCCGAATCCTTTGCTGAAATAAGTCCCGAAATTTTAGAAGGTGTAGACTATGTAGTAAATTTGCAAAAAAATAAAAAATCGGCCAAACCTTCCGCCATCATTAAATTAAGCAATGATGGAAAGGTAAAAGTGATTAGGAAGTAA
- a CDS encoding glycosyltransferase family 4 protein, with amino-acid sequence MNILHLSAVRNWGGGEKHIENLCLELAESNPEVNNIILCKKGDLFEKSLERSKLTYTTAPILTNFDLRYVIKLITLVKEKKIDIIHIHDPTALAFAVISDKFIALPPFIFSKKTSFPIRDRKRTLYKYNYPKIKKILCVSEKSKSVIAEHINEPSKLIKIYHGFRSEREQFKNTREELLAELNIPKEKTIIGNIANHIWPKDLETFLKVAHHLVYTKNRKDLYFVQIGFYFRETPHLLKKLKELKLENHVKCYGFKNNASRFFKVFNYFLLTSKMEGLPNVIYEAFYHKVPVIATNVGGIPEIVTHMENGLLANTFDAEKLAEHILFLEKNHELISRFTKNGYKNLVENFTTKQMAQQTLQEYKNVLYGRY; translated from the coding sequence ATGAATATTCTCCATCTATCGGCTGTTAGAAACTGGGGTGGTGGGGAAAAACATATCGAAAACTTATGTTTAGAACTGGCAGAATCAAATCCCGAGGTAAATAATATTATTTTATGTAAAAAAGGCGATTTGTTTGAAAAAAGCCTTGAAAGAAGTAAGCTGACTTATACTACCGCGCCCATTCTAACCAATTTTGATTTGCGCTATGTCATTAAATTAATCACACTGGTTAAAGAAAAAAAAATTGACATTATACATATTCACGATCCTACTGCACTTGCTTTTGCGGTAATTTCAGATAAATTTATTGCGCTCCCACCTTTCATTTTCAGCAAAAAGACATCTTTTCCTATTAGAGATAGAAAACGTACTCTTTATAAATACAACTATCCAAAAATTAAAAAGATACTTTGCGTTTCCGAAAAAAGTAAAAGTGTAATTGCAGAACATATAAATGAGCCTTCAAAACTTATTAAAATATACCACGGATTTAGATCGGAAAGGGAGCAATTTAAGAACACCAGAGAGGAGCTTTTAGCTGAATTGAATATTCCGAAAGAAAAAACAATTATTGGTAACATTGCTAACCATATTTGGCCAAAAGACCTGGAAACCTTTTTAAAGGTTGCTCACCACTTAGTGTATACCAAAAACCGAAAGGATCTATATTTTGTACAAATTGGATTTTATTTTAGGGAAACACCGCATTTATTAAAAAAGCTTAAAGAACTAAAATTAGAGAATCATGTTAAATGTTACGGCTTTAAAAACAATGCGTCAAGGTTTTTTAAAGTTTTTAATTATTTCCTTTTAACCTCTAAGATGGAAGGTCTGCCTAATGTTATCTATGAAGCTTTTTACCACAAAGTTCCTGTAATCGCTACAAATGTGGGCGGAATTCCCGAAATTGTGACCCATATGGAAAATGGGCTTTTAGCCAATACTTTTGATGCTGAAAAATTGGCTGAACACATCCTTTTTTTAGAAAAAAACCATGAACTAATTTCTCGTTTTACTAAAAATGGCTATAAAAACCTGGTAGAAAATTTTACCACAAAACAAATGGCCCAACAAACACTACAAGAATACAAAAACGTCCTTTATGGAAGATATTAA
- a CDS encoding glycosyltransferase has product MAQVFKEKIRRFFETIFGSATKDFKQIPIIINNYNRVSTLKKLISDLEKRGYYNIHIIDNKSTYPPLLDYYKVCPYRVYRLKKNIGFKALWRSGLWYRFFQGYYCYTDSDLSLVEDCPDDFLKTFYNLLKKYPKVHKVGFSLKIDDLPNTYHFKKEVIDWESKFYQNPKEKNVFIAPIDTTFALYRPFSKRGKRDGSMEMLRTGWPYQCHHLPWYVNSAKLSAEEEYYIKSLEAPTHWGAKDQNSEEK; this is encoded by the coding sequence ATGGCCCAGGTTTTTAAAGAAAAAATACGACGTTTTTTTGAAACTATCTTTGGTTCAGCAACTAAAGACTTTAAACAAATTCCCATTATTATAAATAATTATAATCGGGTCTCCACCTTAAAAAAATTGATTTCCGATCTTGAAAAACGTGGTTATTACAACATTCATATAATAGATAATAAATCTACCTATCCTCCCCTTCTCGATTACTACAAGGTCTGCCCTTACCGGGTATACAGGTTAAAAAAGAATATTGGTTTTAAAGCGCTTTGGCGTAGTGGTTTATGGTACAGGTTTTTTCAGGGGTATTATTGCTATACCGATTCCGATTTAAGCCTGGTAGAAGATTGTCCTGATGATTTCCTGAAAACTTTTTATAATCTGCTAAAAAAATATCCTAAAGTTCATAAAGTGGGATTTTCCCTAAAAATTGACGATTTACCCAATACCTATCATTTCAAGAAAGAAGTTATAGATTGGGAATCTAAATTTTATCAAAACCCAAAAGAAAAAAATGTATTCATCGCCCCAATAGACACCACCTTTGCGCTTTATCGGCCGTTTTCAAAAAGAGGAAAACGGGATGGATCTATGGAAATGCTGCGTACCGGTTGGCCATATCAATGCCATCATCTTCCCTGGTATGTAAACTCGGCTAAGCTTTCTGCAGAAGAAGAATATTATATAAAATCTTTAGAAGCACCAACACATTGGGGTGCAAAAGACCAAAATTCCGAGGAGAAATAG
- a CDS encoding DUF5672 family protein: protein MKTAVVIPVYKQKMSETEEISFKQCLKVLGDFPIIIVCPKGFNKQSFNNYKLIFEEFEAHYFKDIFGYNSLMLASHFYERFLAYHYILIHQLDVFIFKNELEKWSNQGYDYIGAPWLATDNLTSKILKPFQSKKKKKREPIFYKVGNGGLSLRKTQSFYQISKELEPLIEKQLEKKDKIYAIEDVFWSLRVPEHFPEFSIPDFKIAAEFALDRKPKIGFKINRGELPFGCHGFNKPKVIDFWKPIIKKEFQKK from the coding sequence ATGAAGACCGCTGTTGTTATTCCTGTCTACAAACAAAAAATGTCTGAAACGGAAGAGATTTCGTTTAAGCAATGCTTAAAAGTTCTAGGCGATTTCCCAATTATTATTGTTTGCCCCAAAGGTTTTAATAAACAGTCATTCAACAATTACAAGCTGATTTTTGAAGAATTTGAAGCTCATTATTTTAAAGATATTTTTGGTTATAACAGCCTTATGTTAGCGTCTCATTTTTACGAACGCTTTTTAGCTTATCATTATATTTTAATTCATCAATTAGACGTGTTTATCTTTAAAAATGAATTAGAAAAATGGTCAAATCAAGGTTACGACTATATTGGCGCGCCCTGGCTGGCTACAGATAACCTCACTTCCAAAATCCTGAAACCTTTTCAGTCTAAAAAGAAGAAAAAAAGGGAACCCATTTTTTACAAGGTGGGAAATGGAGGTTTATCTCTGCGCAAAACACAAAGCTTTTATCAAATTTCTAAAGAACTTGAGCCTTTAATTGAAAAGCAGCTTGAGAAAAAAGATAAAATTTATGCTATTGAAGACGTATTTTGGTCTTTAAGAGTTCCTGAACACTTCCCCGAATTCAGCATCCCAGATTTTAAAATAGCTGCTGAATTTGCCCTGGATAGAAAACCAAAAATTGGATTTAAAATAAATAGAGGCGAATTACCATTTGGATGCCACGGATTTAATAAACCTAAGGTTATTGATTTCTGGAAGCCTATAATTAAAAAAGAATTTCAAAAGAAATAG
- a CDS encoding lipopolysaccharide kinase InaA family protein, which yields MKIITSENYRHLRADIKNLIQNFNETGDMLVDGKRNKLKLFELEGIKINVKSFKIPNTVNKIAYRFFRKSKAERSFKYAEYLLSKNVGTPQPIAYVEETVAFSFLRSFYLSEQLDYDLSFREIDLSKPGHEAILKAFTRFIFELHEKEIEFLDNSPGNTLIRLNGGKPKFFLVDLNRMNFKALNFSERMRNFSRLTQDKEVVRIMAIEYAKHINKNKDEVFEKMWFYIKKFQEGFLRKKAFKKKFKL from the coding sequence ATGAAAATTATAACTTCTGAAAATTACCGGCATCTTAGGGCAGATATTAAAAATTTAATTCAAAATTTTAATGAAACCGGCGATATGCTGGTAGACGGGAAGCGTAATAAGCTTAAATTATTTGAACTGGAAGGAATTAAGATTAATGTAAAATCTTTTAAAATTCCCAATACGGTTAATAAAATAGCTTATCGTTTTTTTAGAAAATCCAAAGCCGAACGTTCCTTTAAATACGCTGAGTATTTACTAAGCAAAAACGTGGGTACTCCGCAGCCTATAGCTTATGTGGAAGAAACTGTTGCTTTTTCCTTTTTACGAAGTTTCTATTTGAGTGAGCAGTTAGATTACGATTTAAGTTTTAGAGAAATAGATTTAAGTAAACCCGGTCACGAAGCCATTTTAAAGGCTTTCACCCGGTTTATTTTTGAACTTCACGAAAAAGAAATAGAGTTTTTAGATAATTCTCCCGGCAATACATTAATCCGCTTAAATGGCGGAAAGCCTAAATTTTTTCTAGTAGATTTAAATAGAATGAATTTTAAAGCTCTTAATTTTTCAGAGCGAATGAGAAATTTCTCGCGGTTAACCCAGGATAAGGAGGTAGTGAGAATTATGGCCATTGAATATGCGAAGCACATTAATAAAAATAAAGACGAAGTATTTGAAAAGATGTGGTTCTATATTAAGAAATTCCAGGAGGGATTTCTTCGAAAAAAAGCATTTAAGAAAAAATTCAAACTATAA
- a CDS encoding glycosyltransferase: MFQHYILTRFNLRAEDWTTTKNNEKVLTEEWLEERFDLFENYCFTSVKNQTNQNFKWLVFFDINTPEVYKQKVENYRKTYENFLPFFIDGMNNFLPEMLNNINKLDSKEYIITSRLDNDDCIHENYTEVIQSYFNNQDHQALDIIDGYTLETGKSTRLGVLTKLNNPFISLIEKKDNFKTVWFRKRHGSWKYEKNMTRIRNQRLWLSIIHSKNKVNRFSGYGNIDPKKLYEFHISKEQTAEILDRLVPFNSWRFLSFKNRVKLTSKQYYKDFKSFIGVYKK; encoded by the coding sequence ATGTTTCAACATTATATTCTTACCCGCTTTAATTTGCGAGCCGAAGATTGGACTACCACAAAAAACAACGAAAAAGTACTTACTGAAGAATGGTTAGAAGAACGTTTTGATTTATTCGAAAATTACTGTTTTACCTCGGTAAAAAATCAAACCAATCAAAACTTTAAATGGTTAGTTTTCTTTGATATTAATACCCCTGAAGTTTATAAGCAAAAAGTAGAAAATTATAGAAAAACTTACGAGAATTTCCTTCCATTTTTTATTGATGGAATGAATAATTTTTTACCCGAGATGCTAAATAATATTAATAAACTCGATTCTAAGGAATATATAATTACCTCTCGTCTTGATAACGACGATTGTATTCACGAGAATTATACCGAGGTTATTCAAAGTTATTTTAATAATCAAGATCACCAGGCCCTTGATATAATTGATGGCTATACCTTAGAAACAGGAAAAAGCACGCGTTTAGGTGTGTTAACGAAATTGAATAACCCTTTTATTAGCCTTATAGAAAAGAAAGATAATTTTAAAACGGTTTGGTTTCGAAAACGTCATGGTTCCTGGAAATATGAAAAAAACATGACCAGGATTAGAAACCAGAGGCTCTGGTTAAGTATTATTCATTCTAAAAATAAAGTGAATAGATTCTCGGGCTATGGAAATATAGACCCTAAAAAACTTTATGAATTCCATATTTCAAAAGAGCAAACTGCAGAAATTTTGGATCGTCTAGTGCCCTTTAATTCCTGGAGATTTTTAAGCTTTAAAAACAGGGTGAAGTTAACAAGTAAACAATATTATAAAGATTTTAAATCTTTTATTGGAGTTTATAAAAAATAA
- a CDS encoding CDP-glycerol glycerophosphotransferase family protein: MKYRFLIYISYPYALPIGAPLQEEIMKRGYEVKWFCDVKETKEYFPKNGELLPEVNDAVLYNPDVVLTITDSVADFIPGIKVQVFHGFPANKRKGTDQFKIRGFFDLYCTQGPSSTIPFQEKQRKHKNFEVIETGWSKLDPLFPLEPTTNEKPVVLIASTFTKQYSLALNEAVVAEIERLSKTNRWKFMAVLHPKLSKEVYRKFKALENENFRFYDTTNLVPLFKKADVMFADTTSALIEFLIQEKPVITFKNNMPGPYLIDISKVSEIEPALKKAVSKPAYLMEEIKTFADYSHPYRDGNSSERVLDSCIEFLHKDRSHLKKKPLNLIRKYKMRKKLGYFKF, encoded by the coding sequence ATGAAGTATCGATTCTTAATTTATATAAGCTATCCTTACGCTTTACCAATAGGTGCTCCCCTTCAGGAAGAAATCATGAAGCGTGGGTATGAAGTCAAATGGTTTTGCGATGTAAAAGAAACCAAAGAATATTTTCCAAAAAATGGAGAATTATTACCTGAAGTAAACGATGCCGTTTTGTACAATCCAGATGTGGTCCTTACTATAACGGATAGTGTAGCTGATTTTATACCCGGAATAAAAGTGCAGGTTTTTCACGGTTTTCCTGCCAATAAAAGAAAAGGTACCGATCAGTTTAAAATTCGTGGTTTTTTTGATCTTTATTGTACCCAGGGGCCATCCAGCACTATTCCATTTCAGGAAAAACAACGAAAGCACAAAAACTTTGAAGTTATAGAAACCGGCTGGTCTAAGTTAGACCCTTTGTTTCCGCTAGAGCCAACCACCAATGAAAAACCGGTTGTTTTAATTGCTTCAACCTTTACTAAACAATACAGCCTGGCCTTAAACGAAGCAGTAGTAGCCGAAATTGAAAGACTTTCTAAAACAAATCGTTGGAAATTTATGGCTGTTTTACATCCAAAATTAAGCAAGGAAGTCTATAGGAAATTTAAAGCGCTGGAGAATGAGAATTTCAGGTTTTATGATACTACAAACCTCGTCCCGCTATTTAAAAAGGCTGATGTAATGTTTGCCGATACGACTTCTGCTCTTATTGAATTCCTTATTCAGGAAAAGCCCGTGATTACTTTTAAAAATAATATGCCCGGACCATATTTAATAGATATTTCCAAGGTTTCAGAAATTGAACCTGCCTTAAAAAAAGCAGTTTCTAAACCTGCATATTTAATGGAAGAAATTAAAACATTTGCCGATTATTCGCATCCATATAGAGATGGTAATTCAAGTGAAAGAGTGCTTGATTCCTGTATTGAATTTTTACATAAAGACAGGTCACATCTTAAAAAAAAACCACTCAACTTAATCAGAAAATATAAGATGCGAAAAAAACTGGGCTATTTCAAATTTTAA
- a CDS encoding glycosyltransferase family 9 protein, whose translation MQRILIFNYIPSQEKKALDTYNLCTPLTQQAIHLDILGKSLREFMALSSFCTALIGNEGGAVNMAKALNIPTFAIFSPSVKKQNWSIYDDGVSQVSVHLEDFMPEDFKQCSKKKIRKKTSFLYDKFKPSYIKPGLNKFLERLKK comes from the coding sequence ATGCAAAGGATTCTTATATTTAATTATATCCCATCACAAGAAAAAAAAGCTTTAGATACCTACAATCTTTGCACCCCACTTACCCAACAAGCTATTCATTTAGATATATTGGGAAAAAGCCTTCGGGAATTTATGGCTTTAAGTTCTTTTTGCACCGCACTAATTGGTAATGAAGGTGGTGCGGTAAATATGGCCAAAGCATTAAATATTCCTACTTTCGCAATTTTCTCACCATCGGTAAAAAAGCAAAACTGGAGTATATACGATGATGGAGTATCACAAGTTTCTGTGCACCTGGAAGATTTTATGCCTGAAGATTTTAAACAGTGCTCTAAAAAGAAAATTAGAAAAAAGACCTCGTTTCTCTACGATAAATTTAAACCCAGTTATATAAAACCCGGGCTAAATAAATTTTTGGAAAGACTTAAAAAATGA
- a CDS encoding IS5 family transposase, with translation MSQLSFSDIELGRSRKPSRVSSKLNKINNLVEWDKVFNLVQAVDNTNKVIGGAPHRDLSIKVKMLFLQHLYNLSDPELEDQVNDRLSFQKFAGINYTTTVPDFTTIWRFKEALVREGLMDGLFALILASLESKGLLLKKGTSVDATILQSTTKPLSKERREELEKHPSAQIDTDAQSTAKRGKKYFGYKGHIGTDVGSELIRKRTFTSARPHDSQLKDELLSGDEQMIFGDSAYGTIADKRKARKEGVYYGMLDKGTRKRKLSATQKKNNKKKSKIRCKVEHPFAYLKEKLNYKRTVAKTMARNELRFDFNCILYNIFRASYLLSKA, from the coding sequence ATGAGCCAGTTAAGTTTTTCCGATATAGAATTGGGACGCAGTAGAAAGCCCAGCAGGGTATCCTCCAAGTTAAACAAGATCAATAATTTGGTGGAATGGGACAAAGTCTTCAATCTGGTGCAGGCAGTGGACAACACCAATAAAGTTATCGGTGGAGCGCCGCACCGCGATCTTTCCATTAAGGTCAAAATGCTTTTTCTTCAGCACCTGTATAACCTGAGCGACCCGGAACTGGAGGATCAGGTCAACGACCGCTTGAGTTTTCAAAAATTTGCAGGGATCAACTACACTACCACGGTGCCAGATTTCACGACCATATGGCGGTTCAAAGAAGCCTTGGTACGGGAAGGCTTGATGGATGGGTTGTTTGCTTTGATCTTGGCCAGTCTTGAATCAAAAGGTTTGTTGCTGAAAAAAGGAACGAGTGTAGATGCCACCATCCTTCAGTCCACCACCAAGCCGTTGAGCAAGGAGCGGCGGGAAGAACTGGAAAAACACCCGAGTGCGCAAATAGATACCGATGCCCAATCCACGGCAAAGCGGGGGAAGAAATATTTTGGTTATAAAGGTCATATTGGAACCGATGTGGGCAGTGAGCTGATAAGGAAAAGGACATTCACTTCGGCACGTCCTCATGATTCCCAGCTAAAAGATGAACTCCTTAGCGGCGATGAGCAGATGATTTTTGGCGATAGCGCCTATGGCACTATTGCCGACAAGCGAAAGGCCAGGAAAGAGGGTGTTTATTACGGGATGCTGGACAAAGGGACACGAAAGCGGAAACTCTCCGCGACGCAAAAGAAAAACAACAAGAAGAAATCAAAGATAAGATGCAAGGTTGAACACCCTTTCGCCTATTTGAAGGAAAAGTTGAACTACAAAAGAACGGTTGCTAAAACAATGGCAAGGAACGAATTAAGGTTTGACTTCAACTGCATCCTGTACAATATTTTTCGGGCCAGTTATCTGCTCTCGAAAGCCTAA